The Streptomyces sp. Alt3 genome has a segment encoding these proteins:
- a CDS encoding SsgA family sporulation/cell division regulator, producing the protein MSLVIQEHARARLITDGPDPRRVPVELRYDPEDPDTVRVRMPGGVDRSFALDLLERGLRSPATRGDIGIWPCGRAQLVLELHAKDGVAVFQFDRAPFIRFLSQIDARTAKHPATARTTKTTRTTRTDEATTAAGAARATATPA; encoded by the coding sequence ACGCCCGAGCCCGGCTCATCACCGACGGCCCCGACCCACGCCGGGTCCCGGTCGAACTGCGTTACGACCCCGAGGATCCGGACACCGTGCGGGTCCGGATGCCCGGGGGCGTCGACCGGTCCTTCGCCCTCGACCTCCTGGAACGCGGCCTGCGCTCCCCCGCCACCCGCGGCGACATAGGGATATGGCCGTGCGGCCGCGCCCAGCTGGTTCTCGAACTGCACGCGAAGGACGGCGTCGCCGTCTTCCAGTTCGACAGGGCGCCCTTCATCCGCTTCCTGTCGCAGATCGACGCGAGGACGGCGAAGCACCCGGCGACCGCCAGGACGACCAAGACCACCAGGACGACCAGGACGGACGAGGCGACCACGGCGGCCGGCGCCGCACGGGCCACAGCCACCCCCGCCTGA